A genomic stretch from Asterias rubens chromosome 19, eAstRub1.3, whole genome shotgun sequence includes:
- the LOC117303492 gene encoding 60S ribosomal protein L35-like, translating to MTKIKAHELRGKKKEDLEEQLKQLKQELSQLRVAKVTGGQASKLCKIRVVRKGIARVLTVIHETQKENLRKFYKNAKYKPLDLRRKLTRAKRRALTKGELKRKTRKQQRKERLYPMRKFAVRE from the exons ACGAAGATAAAGGCACATGAGCTTCGAGGCAAAAAGAAGGAAGATTTGGAAGAACAGCTTAAGCAGCTTAAACAAGAATTGTCTCAGCTGAGAGTTGCCAAGGTCACCGGTGGACAGGCTTCAAAGCTCTGCAAAAT CCGAGTGGTTCGCAAAGGCATTGCTCGTGTCCTGACAGTCATCCATGAAACCCAGAAGGAAAATCTCCGCAAGTTTTACAAAAATGCGAAGTACAAGCCCCTTGATCTGCGCCGTAAGCTCACCAGAGCCAAGCGACGTGCTCTTACTAAGGGTGAACTCAAGAGAAAAACCAGGAAGCAACAACGGAAAGAGCGCCTTTATCCCATGAGAAAGTTTGCTGTGCGAGAATAG